In Flavobacterium sp. WV_118_3, one DNA window encodes the following:
- a CDS encoding NAD(P)/FAD-dependent oxidoreductase, which produces MKLKDKQIAIIGGGPGGLTLARLLQLQGASVTVYERDYNQEARLQGSPLDLHEGSGLAAIYQAGLFEAFKQNFRPGADKKLILNEKAEIVYSDHDAKPEENFGHAHFRPEIDRGPLRNMLLDSLQPGTVIWDRHFIRMEKQHEGWLLYFNNSATAYADLVVAGDGANSKIRPYLTDIKAFYSGITMVEFTIPNAEKAVPTIHTLLNDGKIMAFGKEKCLLMGMKGNGELTFYASLKVPENWATTNGLDYFDTAQLQEWFQTEYVGWDSKWNELFESPATVIPRPIYCMPLDQTWEAQSNLTLLGDAAHVMPPFAGEGANMAMLDALELSECLTSNKYDSIQEAITAYETNMRKRAAKAAQESLENGERMHSDNALTIMLEMFSDH; this is translated from the coding sequence ATGAAACTAAAAGATAAACAAATCGCCATCATAGGTGGTGGTCCCGGAGGGCTAACCTTAGCGCGACTATTACAACTTCAGGGCGCAAGCGTAACCGTATACGAACGCGATTATAATCAGGAAGCCCGTTTACAGGGTTCTCCTTTAGATTTACACGAAGGATCGGGTCTTGCGGCCATATACCAAGCCGGTTTATTCGAGGCTTTTAAGCAAAATTTCCGTCCCGGAGCCGACAAAAAGCTGATCCTGAACGAAAAGGCTGAAATCGTCTATAGTGATCACGATGCCAAACCGGAAGAAAACTTTGGTCATGCCCATTTCCGACCGGAGATCGACCGCGGTCCGCTGCGCAACATGCTTTTGGATTCTTTACAACCGGGAACCGTGATCTGGGATCGTCATTTTATCCGAATGGAAAAACAACACGAAGGCTGGTTATTGTATTTTAACAATAGTGCGACTGCCTATGCCGATCTTGTTGTTGCCGGTGATGGTGCCAATTCGAAAATACGTCCGTACCTTACGGATATCAAGGCTTTTTACTCCGGTATTACCATGGTGGAGTTTACGATTCCAAATGCCGAAAAAGCGGTTCCGACTATACATACCTTATTAAATGATGGCAAAATCATGGCTTTTGGAAAAGAAAAATGCCTGCTTATGGGGATGAAAGGCAATGGTGAATTAACCTTTTACGCCAGTCTTAAAGTTCCGGAAAACTGGGCGACCACCAATGGTTTGGATTATTTCGATACGGCACAATTACAGGAATGGTTTCAAACGGAATATGTTGGATGGGACTCCAAATGGAACGAACTGTTTGAAAGTCCTGCTACGGTTATCCCGCGTCCTATTTATTGTATGCCTTTGGATCAGACCTGGGAAGCGCAATCCAATCTGACGCTTCTCGGCGATGCCGCTCATGTCATGCCGCCATTTGCCGGTGAAGGTGCTAATATGGCGATGCTTGATGCGCTGGAATTAAGCGAATGCCTGACTTCAAATAAATACGACAGCATACAGGAAGCGATAACCGCCTATGAAACCAATATGCGGAAAAGAGCCGCCAAAGCCGCTCAGGAATCCCTTGAAAATGGCGAACGGATGCATTCTGATAATGCCTTAACGATTATGTTGGAAATGTTTAGTGATCATTAA
- a CDS encoding phosphatase PAP2 family protein, giving the protein MRKIYHLLYCIIAVLCLPVSGFAETVSDTLVQSNMLIPSDTLLKKDCFSYKQLIIPSALIIGGTLLRHSGINNDVKEFRDRNFGSFQTSFDDYFQYSSVALTFGGNYIGFKSEHSNARMLSNLLVSKLLLTAIALPLKNNIGDLRPDNSACNAFPSGHTAAAFTCATLHFLEYRNSNIWFASAGFLVATTTGTLRILNDRHWLSDITAGAGLGMATAVITYYFNPLTFEFKKENRLCFSPTYIDSKAGLALNYSFK; this is encoded by the coding sequence ATGAGAAAAATTTACCATTTACTGTACTGTATCATAGCGGTATTATGCCTTCCTGTTTCAGGCTTTGCAGAAACAGTATCCGATACTTTGGTACAATCCAATATGCTGATACCATCGGATACCTTGCTAAAAAAGGATTGTTTTTCGTACAAACAACTCATTATTCCATCAGCGTTGATTATTGGCGGTACCTTGCTTCGACATTCCGGAATTAATAACGATGTAAAGGAGTTTAGAGATCGGAATTTCGGATCGTTTCAAACTTCATTCGACGATTATTTTCAGTACAGTTCGGTGGCGCTCACATTTGGGGGCAATTATATCGGGTTCAAATCGGAGCATAGCAATGCCCGTATGCTCTCCAATTTGTTGGTGTCAAAATTGCTGCTAACGGCTATTGCTTTGCCGTTAAAAAATAATATAGGCGATTTAAGACCTGATAATTCCGCTTGTAATGCGTTCCCGTCCGGACATACCGCAGCTGCTTTTACCTGTGCAACCTTACATTTTTTAGAATACAGAAATAGTAATATCTGGTTTGCCAGTGCCGGTTTTTTGGTGGCAACTACTACCGGAACGCTACGTATACTCAACGACCGCCATTGGTTGAGCGATATAACGGCAGGTGCCGGATTAGGCATGGCTACAGCGGTTATTACTTATTATTTTAATCCGTTGACGTTTGAATTTAAAAAAGAAAACCGACTGTGTTTTAGTCCGACGTATATCGATAGTAAAGCCGGATTGGCATTGAACTACAGTTTTAAATAA
- a CDS encoding helix-turn-helix domain-containing protein has product MDKDFQYQFREPEPALADYIESIGMFFNPSDQEKEVVVMPDGRVDLFFSQTGTAPFRTLLLGLETYPEQRSVSPQMRTFVISFKPLGVEYILQQSIASLLNTATSLPDDFWDFGTVDLLDFESFYIKATQKITERLPQKTDARKHQLFELIYTSKGEMSVAELSEKITWNSRQINRYFNRQFGLSLKAFCTILRFRASLEHIAQGKLFPELNFTDQNHFIKEIKKFSGVVPGELFKNQNDRFILVSVLKQR; this is encoded by the coding sequence ATGGACAAGGATTTCCAGTACCAATTCCGAGAACCGGAGCCTGCACTCGCCGATTATATCGAAAGCATCGGGATGTTTTTCAATCCATCCGATCAGGAAAAAGAAGTCGTTGTCATGCCCGATGGCCGGGTTGATCTGTTTTTTTCGCAAACGGGAACCGCACCTTTTCGCACCTTACTTCTCGGACTGGAGACCTATCCTGAACAAAGGAGCGTTTCGCCACAAATGCGTACTTTTGTAATTAGCTTTAAACCCTTGGGCGTTGAATATATCCTACAGCAATCTATCGCGTCATTACTGAACACCGCTACAAGTCTTCCGGATGATTTTTGGGATTTTGGTACCGTTGACTTGCTCGATTTTGAGAGTTTTTATATAAAAGCTACTCAGAAAATAACCGAGCGTTTACCCCAAAAAACAGATGCCCGGAAACACCAGCTTTTTGAGCTTATCTATACATCCAAAGGCGAAATGAGCGTCGCGGAACTTTCGGAAAAAATTACATGGAACAGTCGACAGATTAACCGTTATTTTAATCGGCAATTCGGACTTTCGTTAAAAGCCTTTTGTACTATTTTACGCTTCCGGGCTTCTCTGGAACATATCGCTCAGGGTAAATTATTTCCGGAATTAAACTTTACCGATCAGAATCATTTTATAAAGGAAATCAAAAAATTTTCGGGTGTTGTTCCGGGCGAACTGTTCAAAAACCAAAACGACCGATTTATACTAGTATCCGTTTTAAAACAGCGATAG
- a CDS encoding DUF2268 domain-containing putative Zn-dependent protease (predicted Zn-dependent protease with a strongly conserved HExxH motif), producing the protein MKKIIVSTLISSILTSCSPKVPAVFVDKEAEVYRKLESVPDSVRVGEITILNLFKNQILAHRNVPYDSVRIVEKVYQPHQALWDDCYGAIFGDENASKFNTPAGMIQWNKTLYRDNKAFMDHRVSEILKMDMDKTLRDNLVKFEKMVPYRPKARISILFTPITGIGFGGCNAGQFAFELNNKTLDVQYAVEKGLPHELNHLVYEKFRGNDAEGTTALSQAIDEGFACYFTYVFFDKKITEYEAVENMTQADWDWFLKHEKEIFTKVKLYFSDTSGNNPLLRNDKLKLFPDAPKTLNYWLGFRIVSKYVEKHGANSWRDIYTLKATEVLERSGYESYIQKL; encoded by the coding sequence ATGAAAAAAATTATTGTTTCCACCCTGATCAGTTCGATACTCACATCGTGCTCGCCTAAAGTACCTGCTGTTTTTGTCGATAAAGAAGCCGAAGTCTATAGAAAACTCGAAAGCGTTCCAGATAGTGTCAGAGTAGGAGAAATAACCATTTTGAATCTTTTTAAAAATCAGATTTTAGCCCATCGAAATGTCCCATACGACAGTGTAAGGATTGTCGAAAAGGTATATCAGCCACATCAAGCGTTATGGGATGATTGTTATGGGGCAATTTTTGGAGACGAAAATGCGTCAAAATTTAATACGCCAGCAGGTATGATCCAATGGAACAAAACCTTGTATAGGGATAATAAAGCCTTTATGGACCATCGGGTTTCGGAAATCCTGAAAATGGATATGGATAAAACACTTCGGGACAATTTAGTAAAGTTTGAAAAAATGGTTCCGTATAGACCCAAAGCACGAATCAGTATTCTTTTTACGCCCATTACGGGTATTGGTTTTGGTGGTTGTAATGCCGGGCAATTTGCTTTTGAATTGAACAATAAAACGCTCGATGTACAGTATGCTGTCGAAAAAGGATTGCCTCACGAATTAAATCATCTGGTTTATGAAAAATTTAGAGGAAATGATGCTGAGGGAACCACGGCTTTAAGTCAGGCGATAGATGAAGGTTTTGCGTGTTATTTTACCTATGTTTTTTTCGATAAAAAAATAACTGAATATGAGGCGGTCGAAAATATGACCCAAGCTGATTGGGATTGGTTTTTAAAGCACGAAAAAGAAATCTTTACCAAAGTAAAACTGTATTTTTCCGATACCTCAGGAAATAATCCACTGTTGCGAAACGATAAGTTAAAATTATTTCCCGACGCGCCCAAAACGCTGAATTATTGGTTGGGTTTCCGGATTGTCTCAAAATATGTGGAAAAACACGGTGCCAATTCCTGGCGCGATATTTATACCTTAAAAGCAACGGAAGTTCTCGAAAGAAGCGGCTACGAAAGTTATATTCAAAAATTATAA
- a CDS encoding phosphatase PAP2 family protein: MNRFIPLLLFFSGCVFSQSDSLSILNKRFENRKTQTYTIDANTERIYYQPKWHEPITNLWHDFKDTNRDFIADDHAWYLGGALAATAVMIPLDQNIIDESRRWADKIGLSPDNKYGNLGPLSNIPQNTGAAFYLVGNGTTVLLLSAGFMTHALFTNDYRAYATASGMLESMALSGFYIQVLKRTTGRESPFIARENGNPGGDWNPFPSFAAYGENTPTYDAFPSGHLATIMSAFTVITTNYPEVKWLKPVGYSAIGLLSFQMVQSEVHWISDYPLALLIGYFSGKNIARNRFVDRKKNGQVSLQKKYDLRITGNYHRYGFQTLGLKMTF, translated from the coding sequence ATGAATAGGTTTATCCCTTTACTTTTATTTTTCTCCGGATGCGTTTTTTCGCAATCGGATTCACTATCCATACTTAACAAACGCTTTGAAAATAGAAAAACGCAAACCTATACCATCGATGCGAATACCGAGAGAATTTACTATCAGCCCAAATGGCACGAACCGATAACCAATTTGTGGCACGATTTTAAAGATACCAATCGCGATTTTATTGCCGATGATCATGCCTGGTATTTGGGAGGCGCTTTGGCTGCTACGGCAGTAATGATTCCATTGGATCAGAATATTATTGATGAATCCAGAAGATGGGCCGATAAAATAGGATTATCGCCCGATAATAAATACGGGAACTTAGGACCGCTGAGTAATATTCCCCAGAATACCGGTGCAGCTTTTTATCTGGTGGGTAACGGAACTACGGTATTGTTATTGTCGGCCGGTTTTATGACGCATGCCCTTTTTACAAACGATTACCGTGCTTATGCCACTGCTTCGGGGATGCTCGAGAGTATGGCACTATCAGGATTTTATATCCAGGTGCTTAAACGAACTACCGGAAGAGAAAGCCCTTTTATCGCTCGTGAAAACGGTAATCCGGGTGGCGATTGGAATCCGTTTCCTTCTTTTGCAGCTTATGGCGAAAATACGCCTACTTACGACGCTTTTCCGTCCGGCCACCTGGCCACTATTATGTCGGCTTTTACGGTGATTACCACAAATTATCCCGAGGTGAAATGGCTAAAACCGGTTGGTTATTCGGCGATCGGACTGTTGAGTTTCCAAATGGTTCAAAGTGAAGTACACTGGATATCCGACTATCCTTTAGCCTTGCTAATCGGGTATTTCAGTGGTAAAAATATTGCCCGAAACCGTTTTGTCGATCGCAAGAAAAATGGTCAGGTAAGCCTCCAAAAAAAATATGATCTCCGGATTACCGGAAACTACCACCGCTATGGCTTTCAAACCTTAGGCCTTAAAATGACATTCTAA
- a CDS encoding DUF2200 domain-containing protein — translation MDNSRVYKMAFASVYPHYIQKAEKKGRTKDEVDTIIFWLTGYDPQSLQQLLDNKTDFETFFAQAPQFNPNASKITGIICGYRVETMEDPLMQKIRYLDKLIDELAKGKAMEKILRQ, via the coding sequence ATGGACAACTCAAGAGTATACAAAATGGCATTTGCGAGTGTTTATCCGCATTATATTCAGAAAGCGGAAAAAAAAGGGCGTACAAAAGACGAAGTCGATACAATTATATTCTGGCTTACCGGATATGATCCGCAAAGTTTACAACAGCTTCTCGACAACAAAACCGATTTTGAAACCTTCTTTGCACAGGCACCGCAATTCAATCCGAATGCTTCTAAAATTACCGGTATAATCTGTGGTTACCGGGTCGAAACTATGGAAGATCCGCTGATGCAAAAAATTCGTTATCTCGACAAGCTAATTGACGAACTGGCCAAAGGAAAAGCAATGGAAAAAATTCTACGGCAATAG
- a CDS encoding MFS transporter: protein MKKYAYIGCLGFIAVITTEFGVIGILPQIATYYNISIDKAGMLLSAFALVIALTGPFMALLTSGLDRKKVMITAILIFLFTGIVSSFSPPFWLLMLVRILPAFLQPVYIATALSVAVSKGDKKQENELMSIVFSGVAIAMVSTVPFATWLASKFSWEYSFIIQTIVSTIALLAIYYVLPNLPVAEKKSYGSQLKILTQPVFIVSTAMNFFMIAGWFSTYSYFAEYLNKAKGMDSTMVSYMLFVFGIIGIIANRVSGKMLNQNVANTTALFLSGTILIPVLLHFSGTHPIAVFLVIILWGFLYSPSFLNASTYMISSVPESLEFANSLATSFGNMGITVGTTVGGWMIATKGVQYTPWLTLVFGLLAFTMILTRNYLERKA from the coding sequence ATGAAAAAATACGCATATATAGGCTGCTTAGGGTTTATCGCCGTCATCACTACCGAATTTGGTGTTATCGGCATATTGCCACAAATAGCCACATATTATAACATCAGTATCGACAAAGCAGGCATGTTACTTAGTGCTTTTGCATTAGTCATCGCATTGACCGGTCCTTTTATGGCCTTATTAACCTCCGGCTTAGACCGCAAAAAAGTCATGATTACTGCTATCCTTATTTTTCTGTTTACGGGAATCGTATCTTCATTTTCACCTCCTTTCTGGCTGTTGATGCTGGTTCGGATACTCCCGGCATTTCTACAACCGGTTTATATTGCCACCGCCTTGTCTGTAGCCGTTTCAAAAGGTGATAAAAAACAGGAGAACGAATTGATGAGCATCGTGTTTAGTGGTGTAGCCATTGCTATGGTTTCTACCGTTCCGTTTGCCACGTGGTTGGCCAGTAAATTCTCCTGGGAATATTCGTTTATTATCCAAACTATTGTAAGTACTATTGCGCTGTTGGCGATCTATTACGTACTGCCCAACCTACCTGTTGCGGAAAAAAAGTCCTATGGGAGTCAGTTAAAAATACTGACCCAACCTGTTTTTATCGTGAGTACCGCGATGAATTTTTTTATGATCGCCGGATGGTTTTCCACCTATAGTTACTTTGCGGAATACCTCAACAAAGCCAAAGGTATGGATAGCACTATGGTAAGTTATATGTTGTTTGTATTTGGGATTATCGGAATTATCGCCAATCGCGTTTCGGGAAAAATGCTAAACCAAAATGTTGCGAATACTACCGCCTTATTTTTGTCGGGAACCATTCTGATTCCGGTATTACTGCATTTTTCAGGCACCCATCCCATCGCCGTGTTTTTGGTCATAATTCTTTGGGGATTTTTATATTCGCCGAGTTTTCTAAATGCGTCTACTTATATGATTTCGTCGGTGCCGGAATCGTTGGAATTTGCCAACAGTCTTGCGACTTCCTTTGGTAATATGGGGATTACAGTGGGTACCACCGTAGGCGGATGGATGATCGCCACCAAAGGCGTTCAATACACCCCGTGGTTGACATTAGTATTCGGTTTATTGGCCTTTACGATGATACTGACGCGGAACTATCTGGAGCGTAAAGCCTAA
- a CDS encoding DUF2490 domain-containing protein, protein MRIQTTITKTLFLFFAFNMGSLHTIQAQLSPPGLGKTKRAFWSAVGIKRKLDSVGKKETMTYFGLGRKSDPDHSGLLENQAILVLNHEVYRNFAPNQQYSYAMSYRRQDNYETKAPYRFEDVEQEFRIYGRYAYTLHLSDQWQWKNTARLEFRKFYTADFSKADENFQFRTRLKTQLTYTLSTKTKQALTLSAEGLFAISRYNDGDKNGSKLAYKEARLGLYYWFQIPKTPLAMDIGYVNNLINGYRDAKSGVHYLAVDLIWTIPYRR, encoded by the coding sequence ATGCGCATACAAACAACCATAACAAAAACACTTTTCCTGTTTTTTGCATTCAATATGGGATCGCTTCATACGATCCAGGCTCAATTAAGTCCACCGGGATTGGGAAAAACAAAAAGGGCTTTCTGGTCGGCGGTTGGTATAAAGCGCAAGCTGGATTCCGTCGGAAAAAAAGAAACAATGACTTATTTCGGGCTGGGACGAAAGAGCGATCCGGATCATTCCGGATTACTCGAAAACCAGGCGATCTTGGTTTTGAACCACGAAGTATACCGCAATTTTGCTCCGAATCAGCAGTATAGTTATGCGATGAGTTATCGCCGACAGGATAATTACGAAACGAAAGCACCTTATCGTTTTGAAGACGTCGAACAGGAATTCCGAATATACGGACGTTATGCTTATACGTTACATTTGAGTGATCAGTGGCAATGGAAAAACACCGCCCGTCTGGAATTCCGGAAGTTTTATACGGCTGATTTTAGTAAGGCCGATGAAAACTTTCAGTTCCGAACCCGACTCAAAACGCAGTTAACTTATACTTTGTCTACCAAAACAAAGCAGGCGCTGACTTTAAGTGCCGAAGGTCTTTTTGCAATAAGCCGCTATAATGATGGCGATAAAAACGGCTCGAAGTTGGCGTATAAAGAAGCACGATTGGGCTTGTATTATTGGTTTCAGATTCCCAAAACACCGCTTGCGATGGATATCGGTTATGTGAATAACCTGATTAATGGATATCGTGACGCAAAATCCGGTGTGCATTATCTGGCGGTTGATCTGATCTGGACGATTCCGTACCGGCGTTAG
- a CDS encoding bacteriocin, with translation MENFKELSIEELKTIRGGDWIRDFGSSCHKLWYICKDVLDYLNEVGKGGKMHSAG, from the coding sequence ATGGAAAATTTTAAGGAGTTGTCAATAGAGGAGTTAAAAACAATAAGAGGAGGGGATTGGATTCGGGATTTTGGAAGCAGTTGTCATAAGTTATGGTATATATGTAAAGATGTTTTGGACTATTTAAATGAAGTTGGTAAGGGAGGAAAAATGCATTCTGCAGGGTAA